From a region of the Tateyamaria omphalii genome:
- a CDS encoding NAD(P)/FAD-dependent oxidoreductase: MSTITNARPKVVIIGSGFGGIAAARALKNAPVDIKIIDRRNYHLFQPLLYQVATADLSPADVAWPIRGIFSGQKNVSVALTEVRDVDKVAQQVITDEGAFPYDHLIVASGAHHSYFGRDDWEQHAPGLKRIIDATEIRKQVLMAFERAEISNSDAEQRRQLTFVVVGGGPTGVEMAGAIAELANHALAADFHRINSRDARVILIEASDRVLRAFPEKLSAKAQASLEKLGVEVMVDTRVQDITEQGVQLPNQFIPSATKVWGAGVAVKNVGRWLDTATDRTGRVPVNPDLSVPDSPNIYVIGDAAQVPWKDGLDVPGIAPAAKQGGKYLGKRIAALTAGKTHDTPFRYRHAGNLATIGRHAAVIDFGRFHLSGFIAWWLWGIAHIYFLIGVRNPVFVAMNWFWSYLTFSKGARLITGLRPLHEGHDTEPKPGVQAAE; encoded by the coding sequence ATGTCAACGATCACAAACGCCCGCCCCAAGGTCGTCATCATCGGCTCAGGTTTCGGGGGGATCGCCGCCGCCCGCGCGTTGAAAAACGCGCCCGTCGATATCAAGATCATCGACCGCCGCAACTACCACCTGTTCCAGCCGCTGCTTTATCAGGTCGCCACCGCAGATCTGTCGCCCGCCGACGTCGCCTGGCCCATCAGGGGTATCTTCTCGGGCCAGAAAAACGTGTCGGTCGCCCTGACCGAAGTGCGCGACGTGGACAAGGTCGCGCAACAGGTGATCACCGACGAAGGGGCATTTCCCTACGATCATTTGATCGTCGCCTCGGGCGCGCACCACTCCTATTTCGGACGCGACGACTGGGAACAGCACGCGCCGGGGCTCAAGCGCATCATCGACGCGACCGAGATCCGCAAACAGGTGCTCATGGCCTTCGAACGGGCCGAAATCTCGAACTCAGACGCCGAACAGCGCCGCCAACTGACCTTTGTCGTGGTCGGCGGCGGGCCCACCGGGGTCGAGATGGCGGGCGCCATTGCCGAACTCGCCAACCATGCGCTCGCCGCCGATTTCCACCGCATCAACTCGCGCGACGCCCGCGTGATCCTGATCGAAGCCAGCGACCGGGTCCTGCGCGCCTTCCCGGAAAAGCTGTCGGCCAAGGCACAAGCCTCGCTCGAAAAACTGGGAGTCGAGGTCATGGTCGACACCCGCGTGCAAGATATCACCGAACAGGGCGTGCAATTGCCCAACCAGTTCATCCCCTCCGCAACCAAGGTCTGGGGCGCAGGTGTTGCGGTCAAGAATGTGGGCCGCTGGCTTGACACTGCGACCGACCGCACGGGCCGTGTGCCCGTGAACCCCGACCTCAGCGTGCCGGACAGCCCGAATATCTACGTGATCGGCGACGCCGCCCAAGTGCCTTGGAAAGATGGGCTGGACGTGCCGGGCATCGCACCTGCTGCCAAACAGGGCGGCAAATACTTGGGCAAGCGCATCGCGGCTCTCACGGCAGGCAAAACGCACGACACCCCCTTCCGCTACCGCCACGCCGGCAACCTTGCCACCATCGGACGGCATGCCGCCGTCATCGACTTCGGGCGCTTTCACCTCTCGGGCTTCATCGCGTGGTGGCTCTGGGGTATTGCGCATATCTACTTCCTGATCGGCGTGCGCAATCCGGTCTTCGTCGCCATGAACTGGTTCTGGTCCTACCTCACCTTCTCCAAGGGCGCGCGGCTGATCACCGGCCTGCGGCCCCTGCACGAAGGTCACGACACCGAACCAAAACCGGGGGTGCAGGCCGCCGAATAG